The Chryseolinea soli nucleotide sequence TCGGCACCGAGATCAAAATGGAAGAATATTTCGAGGTGTTTGCCGAAGACTTCGGGTCTTTCTTTTTATGGCTGAAGCCCTATGCGTTGGAGATCGGGCTCTTCCTCATCGTGCTGGAGCTGGCCTTGGGCGTGGCTGTGCTCATTTATTACCGGATGAACCTTACCACGAAAGTGTTATTGGGATTGATGATCTTTTTTACGTTCCTCACTTTCTATTCTGCCTTTTTCAACAAAGTGACCGACTGCGGTTGCTTCGGCGACGCCATTAAGCTGACCCCTTGGCAATCGTTCTCCAAAGATGTCATTCTCATGTTGCCGGTGCTGCATTTGTTCTGGTATCGCAAGCGTTACAAACCCGTGTTGTATACAAAGGAGGGGCACGCTGTGATCGGCGCTGTAGTGGTGATCTGTTTTGCGTTGGGTATTTATGCCATACGCCACCTCCCTTTCATCGATTTCAGGGCCTACAAAATAGGGAACAACATTCCCCAACAAATGCAACCGCAGGAGCAGGCTATCTTTGAATATACTTTCCAACAAAAGAAAGACGGCGCGCTCATCAAGTCTGACAAATTCCTGTCGGATACCTTGACCTATAAATATGTAGGCGTCGAGCAATTGAACGCCGACAAGACCATGGCCAAGATCACCGACTATTCGGTTTCGGATCCCGATGGCAACGACATGACCCAGGAGACCTTCAAAGGCGCCAAACTACTTTTCATTATCTACGACGCCAGTAAAGCCTCCACCAAAAACATCGACAAGATCGGCCAGCTCATCAAGGACCTCGACGGCAAGGTGGACATGATGGTGCTCACGGCCTCCGGCGCCGAGCAATTCGAAGCCTTCCGCCACGAGCATCAACTGGCGGTGCCTTACTATTTCGCCGATGCCACGGTGTTGAAAACGATCGTCCGGGCAAATCCGGGGATCACCCTGTGGGTAGACGGCACCGTGAAAGGCATGTGGCACGACAACGACACACCCGATGCCGCCGAGGTGACGGCCCTGGTTCATTAATCCTGTGCTCATGAAGATCTATCTCATCGGCATGCCCGGTTCGGGCAAAACCACGTTGGGCAGGCAATTGGCCGAAGAGCTGCTGTTGTTGTTTGTCGACCTGGATAAGGAGATCGAAAAACACGAAGGCAAGTCGATCTCACAGATCTTTGCCGAACAGGGCGAGGATTATTTTCGCCAGCTGGAATCGCGACTGCTCACGGAGTGGGCTTCGTCGGCAAAAGGTTTTGTGATGGCTACGGGGGGAGGGGCGCCTTGTTTTTACAACGGCATGGATACTATCCTCAAAACCGGACGCAGCATTTTTTTGGACGTACCGGTTTCCGAATTGCTGGCCCGTCTCGATCGTAAAACTGACCGACCCCTGTTGCACGCCGCCGATGTGGACGAGCGACGCGAAAAGATCACTACCCTGAGTCATAACCGCCAGCCCATCTATGCGAGGGCTAACGTTACGCTCCATCACGCCGACCTGCCGGCATTATTAAAAGCGGTGCATTTTAAAAGTTGACGCCGAGGGTGACGAGACCCGTAACAATTTTGTTTTGCAATTCAACGATGGGCCCCGAGCCGTCATTCAAGAAATAGGGAGCATAAAGACTGTTGCCCTTGCTCTGCACCCAGGCAAAATCGACGTGAAATTTGTCGAGCTTGATCCCAACTCCCCCGCTAATGGTCTTGATGCTGTTGTCATAATCGCTGCCGCGATAAGGATTGGCTTGAATGCCATAGCCGAAGCGCAACCGGAAGATCTTGTAACGTCCCTCAACACCACCCCGGTAATTCAACACCGACTTATAGGTGCTGTTGATGCCCTTGTTGGTGTCCGTGAAGTCAATATAGGAATTGTAGGAGGTTGAATATTTTGCTTTCGAATAATTCCGCATCTCCACGTCACCCGTAATCAGACCATACTTCGAGATCAGGGCCAATCCGGCGCTGAATTTGGAGGGAGCGCTAAGACTGTATTCGGAAATAACCTGATCAGTAGCCGAGCTTTCGTTGTTCAGCTCAGGCTTGTTGGGGTCCCCACCATAGTTGGGTTTGTTTGAATAATAGAGGAAATCCTTCCAACTGGAGTTCATGGAAGCGTCGGAGGTTTCTGAAAGCTGATAGAATGTTGGGGTGGTGTATGACAATCCGATTTGCATAAAGTCCACCGGCCGTACCGTGGCACCCAACGTCGCGTTGACGCCGGTTCCGGTGATCTTTAAATTTTCGGCCATGTCCCAGCCATTGACAAATTCATCGTCGGTAAAGCTTTCCGAGAATGTCTTGGTCGTTTTGTACCGGAGCGAGCTCACGCCAATGCTGGCACCAAAGAACAAAATGTCTTTGTAGTTGCCGCCATAGGAAAAACTCCATTGATTGATGATGCCGTCGGTTTGGACGGTTTCGCTCTGGTGGGGGAGTTTTTTTACATCCGTGAAATATTCGTCGTCGGGATAGTTGGCATCCAGCAAATTGGCGGGGCCGATAAGGTAATTAAAGTAGGCCAGTCCGGTAGGGCTGTTGTAGCGGTTGTGATCCGTTGTGCCGCTGGGATCGAATTGATCGGTCGTGTAGCCATAAGCGTCGTCGATGAAACTCTGCAGCTTCGAGGTGTTGGGATTGCCATTGTAGGAGAAGGGCGCGTTGAAGTCGTTGACGCGGGTCATGCTAATACCAAAGGCACCGCCCTGAAAGCCACTGTTGCCACGCGTCGGTATGTGCAGCACGAGGCTAAAACCAGGGACCACGAATTTGGACCGGGATTCGTCTTGCGAAACACCAAAGTAGTGCGATTGTGTGCTGTAGGTGCTAAACCCCGGCGTAAGCGTTACCTCCGAACGGTTGAACATGCCCAGGCCGGCGGGGTTGGAAAGGGCCGAACTGTAGTCGCCGCCCAGCGCGATCTGGCTGCCACCCATGGCCTGGATGCGGGCGCTTCCTCCGGGCATTGTCTGGCTAAACGTGAGCGCCGATTCCACATAGCCTTGGGACCATACTATGGAAACTGTGAACAATAGAATTCCCGTGAGGGCTGATATTTTCCTCCACATGATCATGCTTCTTTAGAAATGAATGATTAGTCTCTGCCGCGTGATCTGCCGTTTGAGCCACTGCTGTGGAACGATCCGCCACCGGCCGTACCACCACCGCCACCGCCGAATGAAGAACGGGAGCCGCCGCCAAAGGAATCCGAACGACCACCGCTGTTGTAGTGCGATTGTCCTGACGAACTACCCCAATCCGAACGGGAAGGGCTGGAGTACGTTTGCTGTATTTGCTGTTGCTGCTGTTGTTGACGGTAGCTGCGGTTATAGTAGTCTTCCTGACTCTGTATCCTGCCTTGCGTGCTCACCCGGCCATTGGTAGTTCCTCCGTTTGTAGTCGAAGAAGGCGACACGTAATTAGGACGTGTGCGGCCATTGGTGGCGGCGGTGGTCATGGTGCCTACTCTGCCGCTGTTGCTGGTGGCACGGGGACCGTAGGCGACGGCGCGACCTTCGCTGGTACCACCACCGTTGTTGACGATGATCACGTTGCTGGGATATCCATATCCGTAATAGCTGCCAAAGTATCCGGCGCCATAGCCATAGGAAGGACCCCAGAAGGAGCTGTAAGGGCTGTAGCCGTATCCACCATAATAAGGATTGCCATAAGAAAAGCTCATGCCAAAGCCGCTACCCCAACCGTAGTTCCAGTTGCTGCCCATATAGTAGCTATACGAACTCGACCAGCCGGATTGATAATAAGGATTCATCCACGGGTTTCCGTAGGCGTCATAGTAGCTGCCGTAATAAGGGCTGTTCCACGAATAGATGGAGGGGCCGAAGTACGTAGAGCTGTACCAGGGGTTGTTATAGGCGCTGTTGAAATTGTTGTTCCAGCTGTTCAGCTTGGCAGCGTTGTTGTATTTGTAGTCGTTGACGAAATAGTCTTGCTCGTCGGCCTTGGCGGTTTGGGCGTTTGACCGGGCGGCATATTCGGGGTTCACGTTGCGGGCCGAATAGCTGTCGGTGGGATTGAGGGCTTCCTCATCCTGATATTTTTGGGATTTCTTGGCGCTGGCCGAGTAGGCCTGCTCTTCCAGCTTGGCCGTTTGGGCCTTCAGTTTCGCTCGGTCCTTTGCATTGAAATACATATCGTCGTTTTCGATGCCTTGTGCGAATGCTGTTCCGGCCAGAAGCGCGGCAGACAGACTGAGCATGATGACCTTGGTTTTCATATCCCTTCGTTTTTTTAACACTTGTCCACTAAATAAACGTAAATACATCTTAAAAGTGCTTATAAAGCTACAAAATTTCACCTGTATTTGTTGTTGTGAAATTATATTTGCGGTCTATCTGGAATTTCAACAATAATTATACCAAGCATGGGCAAAGAAATACCTACCCGTAGTGAAGACTACTCTTCGTGGTACAACGAATTAGTAAAAAAAGCTGACCTGGCCGAGCACTCCGACGTGCGCGGTTGTATGGTCATCAAACCCTATGGGTATAGCATTTGGGAGAAGATGCAACAGGCGCTGGACAAAATGTTCAAGGACACCGGCCACGTAAAC carries:
- a CDS encoding shikimate kinase — its product is MKIYLIGMPGSGKTTLGRQLAEELLLLFVDLDKEIEKHEGKSISQIFAEQGEDYFRQLESRLLTEWASSAKGFVMATGGGAPCFYNGMDTILKTGRSIFLDVPVSELLARLDRKTDRPLLHAADVDERREKITTLSHNRQPIYARANVTLHHADLPALLKAVHFKS
- a CDS encoding OmpP1/FadL family transporter → MWRKISALTGILLFTVSIVWSQGYVESALTFSQTMPGGSARIQAMGGSQIALGGDYSSALSNPAGLGMFNRSEVTLTPGFSTYSTQSHYFGVSQDESRSKFVVPGFSLVLHIPTRGNSGFQGGAFGISMTRVNDFNAPFSYNGNPNTSKLQSFIDDAYGYTTDQFDPSGTTDHNRYNSPTGLAYFNYLIGPANLLDANYPDDEYFTDVKKLPHQSETVQTDGIINQWSFSYGGNYKDILFFGASIGVSSLRYKTTKTFSESFTDDEFVNGWDMAENLKITGTGVNATLGATVRPVDFMQIGLSYTTPTFYQLSETSDASMNSSWKDFLYYSNKPNYGGDPNKPELNNESSATDQVISEYSLSAPSKFSAGLALISKYGLITGDVEMRNYSKAKYSTSYNSYIDFTDTNKGINSTYKSVLNYRGGVEGRYKIFRLRFGYGIQANPYRGSDYDNSIKTISGGVGIKLDKFHVDFAWVQSKGNSLYAPYFLNDGSGPIVELQNKIVTGLVTLGVNF
- a CDS encoding BT_3928 family protein, with the translated sequence MIQKIADQASRYFVGALFIFSGLIKLNDPIGTEIKMEEYFEVFAEDFGSFFLWLKPYALEIGLFLIVLELALGVAVLIYYRMNLTTKVLLGLMIFFTFLTFYSAFFNKVTDCGCFGDAIKLTPWQSFSKDVILMLPVLHLFWYRKRYKPVLYTKEGHAVIGAVVVICFALGIYAIRHLPFIDFRAYKIGNNIPQQMQPQEQAIFEYTFQQKKDGALIKSDKFLSDTLTYKYVGVEQLNADKTMAKITDYSVSDPDGNDMTQETFKGAKLLFIIYDASKASTKNIDKIGQLIKDLDGKVDMMVLTASGAEQFEAFRHEHQLAVPYYFADATVLKTIVRANPGITLWVDGTVKGMWHDNDTPDAAEVTALVH